In the Salvia miltiorrhiza cultivar Shanhuang (shh) chromosome 8, IMPLAD_Smil_shh, whole genome shotgun sequence genome, AAAAGTTGTGATCGTTGTCAACTGACCGGAAATATCTCCAAGCGAGATGAGATGCCCCAAGTCCCGATGATTTTTTGTGAGATATTTGATGTGTGGGGGATGGATTTCATGGGACCGTTCCCAAGCTCATACGGAAATCTCTACATCTTGCTCGCCGTTGACTATGTGTCAAAATGGGTAGAAGCAAAGGCCACAAAGACGAATGATGCCAAGGTGGTTGCTGCGTTTTTGAAGTCCCACATTTTTACTAGGTATGGAGTACCTCGAGCAGTGATTAGCGATCAGGGGACGCACTTCTGCAACCGCACCATCGAAGCATTGATGAAGAAATATGGTGTGCATCATCGATTAGCTACTCCTTACCATCCTCAAACAAATGGGCAAGCCGAAGTTTCAAACCGGGAGGTtaagcagattttggagaaaacggtgAATCCGTCTCGAAAGGATTAGAGCTTGAGGCTAGATGACGCACTATGGGCGTACCGAACTGCCTATAAAACCCCAATTGGTATGTCACCATATCGTTTAATCTTTGGGAAGATGTGCCACTTGCCGGTTGAGTTAGAGCACCGCGCCTATTGGGCCGTGAAGGAGGTGAATAAGAATTTGCCCAAGTGTGAAGAGGAACGAAAATTCCAACTTCAAGAATTGGAGGAACTTCGTCTTGAAGCATATGATGCAGCCATGTGGTACAAAGAGCGCACCAAGATGTGGCATGACAAGAATCTGAGTCGGAATACATTGAAGGTCGGGCAAAAGGTACTCTTGTTCCAATCGAAGCTGCGTTTAATGCCCGGCAAGTTGAAGACCAAATGGGTTGGTCCGTTCGTGATCcagtctgtttgcccaaacggggcATTTGAGATTCGCAGTTTAGACACGGCTAAGACATTCACCGTGAATGGACAACGTTTGAAGCCGTACTATGATGCCTCTTCTTTAGTTCCAGCGGAGTCTGTTTCGCTGTTTGTTCCGGGCATCTTTTGAGCATTCGAGAGTCGAGCCGACGACAttaaataatggcgcttatcgggaggcaacccgactttctttcccttttaatttttttgcttTGTTCTTCTTTCCTTTAATTCTCGTTTCCGTTAagctttttttatttttagtttttagttcctttccttaattttaatttttgttttgtttcagttaaaaaaaaaaaaaaagagagagagagagatcgacaGGAATGTGGCAGCCCTAGAGGAGAGCATCACGAACTTGAGCGCCACCATCAGACAGGAGCTGCGGCGTCAGCGCGCGCGGTGATTCCCTTCCTTTTCCTGTTATTTTTGCTTGTTCTTGTGttgttttttatgttttgtgttTCGTTGTGTGTTTTCGTGGTCCATTacttatactttattttgtttgcttgagggcaagcaaaatctaagtgtgagAGGGGCGTCTTTGAGTTCTTGTTTCGTTGAGTCAGTTTTATGTTGAGTTTGTGGACTGTTAGCCTTTGGATTGTTGAATGTTAGTGATGAACATGCTACCGAATCAGATTGTGTGATGAACTTGAGATTTGATGCTTGAGACTTAAGAATTGGTGATTGAAAATTCTGTGTTTTGTTggatgaaattaaaaaataacaaataagagCAACAATGAATAAAAAGCCACATACAAGTGAGATTTGAGCCTATTAGAGTAGAGCACCCTCTACTATTTTATTCTTGAGTGGTTTGTTATTCATGATGTTATGATATGTTGTGTGTCATTGGTAAtgcatgatagaaggcactagggtagccCTTTTGGCTTGCTTTTC is a window encoding:
- the LOC130998753 gene encoding uncharacterized protein LOC130998753, producing MCHLPVELEHRAYWAVKEVNKNLPKCEEERKFQLQELEELRLEAYDAAMWYKERTKMWHDKNLSRNTLKVGQKVLLFQSKLRLMPGKLKTKWVGPFVIQSVCPNGAFEIRSLDTAKTFTVNGQRLKPYYDASSLVPAESVSLFVPGIF